One Nocardioides oleivorans DNA segment encodes these proteins:
- the secD gene encoding protein translocase subunit SecD, whose product MSRGVWIRFFLVLGLLVGCAALAVNVKPNLGLDLKGGAQFVFEAEGTDATPASAENVDKTLQVLRGRVDALGVAESTLVRQGENRILVELPGVTSDAEAQRAEERIGSTAKLTIHKVLATAQPDAEPSKKDNQVLASDQGDTIEIGPTVIQGDEITGASSQQPQNSVDWVVAIDFNGKGGDTWADITGKAACNPSGDPKRRIAIVLDGEVISSPEVNTDVGCDVGIRGDSTQITGSYTASEAGDLAALIEGGSLPLELKPISDRLVGPSLGAAAIDQSIEAGIIGIILTGLFIIVVYRLVGFGATIALASYALLAYAMLVGLGSTLTLPGLAGFVLAIGMAIDANVLVFERAREEYEAYPSAGFRRALAVGFNKAWSAIIDSNVTTLLAAGLLFFLGSGPIKGFGVTLTIGVVASMVSALIIARVLCDLLVSNKPVSRRPRLTGLSDVGAVRRWLERKNPQIMKRRKIWLSISGAALVLAVTGIATQGLNLGVEFTGGRQLDYSVSKDMTVDQARQAVADAGFPEAVVQTADTADFTVRTGSISNDEEQKIEAELAKLGGTVDKVDDQTIGSSLGKELRNNALIAFGVAFLAQLLYLAIRFKWTFGLSAVLAMAHDVLLVTGLFAWLGKPIDGIFLAAAMTIVGLSVNDSVVVFDRIRERWWGSKPGDDFMELANTASVETMPRTVNTGLGAMFILAALAFIGGDSLQDFAIALLVGLIIGTLSSVFVATPLLTYLNQRFPMSRVKREKVVRTPEDSGAVV is encoded by the coding sequence ATGTCACGTGGTGTCTGGATCCGCTTCTTCCTCGTGCTCGGCCTCCTGGTCGGGTGCGCGGCGCTCGCGGTCAACGTCAAGCCCAACCTCGGTCTCGACCTCAAGGGCGGCGCTCAGTTCGTCTTCGAGGCGGAGGGCACCGACGCCACGCCTGCCAGTGCCGAGAACGTCGACAAGACGCTGCAGGTCCTCCGCGGCCGGGTGGACGCCCTCGGTGTCGCCGAGTCGACCCTGGTCCGCCAGGGTGAGAACCGGATCCTCGTCGAGCTCCCCGGTGTCACCAGCGACGCCGAGGCACAGCGGGCCGAGGAGCGCATCGGGTCGACCGCGAAGCTGACCATCCACAAGGTGCTCGCGACCGCGCAGCCCGACGCGGAGCCCAGCAAGAAGGACAACCAGGTCCTGGCGTCCGACCAGGGCGACACGATCGAGATCGGCCCCACGGTCATCCAGGGCGACGAGATCACCGGCGCCAGCTCGCAGCAGCCGCAGAACAGCGTCGACTGGGTCGTGGCGATCGACTTCAACGGCAAGGGTGGCGACACCTGGGCCGACATCACCGGCAAGGCCGCCTGCAACCCGTCCGGCGACCCGAAGCGACGCATCGCGATCGTGCTCGACGGTGAGGTCATCTCCTCGCCCGAGGTCAACACCGACGTCGGGTGCGACGTCGGCATCCGCGGCGACAGCACCCAGATCACCGGCAGCTACACCGCGAGCGAGGCCGGCGACCTCGCTGCCCTCATCGAGGGCGGCTCGCTGCCCCTCGAGCTCAAGCCGATCTCCGACCGCCTCGTCGGCCCCTCGCTCGGTGCCGCGGCGATCGACCAGTCGATCGAGGCCGGCATCATCGGCATCATCCTGACCGGTCTCTTCATCATCGTCGTCTACCGCCTCGTCGGCTTCGGCGCGACCATCGCGCTGGCGTCCTACGCCCTGCTCGCCTACGCCATGCTCGTCGGGCTCGGGTCGACGCTGACCCTGCCCGGCCTTGCAGGCTTCGTGCTCGCCATCGGCATGGCGATCGATGCCAACGTCCTCGTCTTCGAGAGAGCCAGGGAGGAGTACGAGGCCTACCCGTCCGCGGGCTTCAGGCGCGCCCTCGCCGTCGGCTTCAACAAGGCGTGGAGCGCGATCATCGACTCCAACGTCACCACCCTGCTCGCCGCGGGCCTGCTGTTCTTCCTCGGCTCCGGCCCGATCAAGGGCTTCGGTGTCACCCTGACCATCGGTGTCGTCGCCTCGATGGTGTCGGCGCTGATCATCGCCCGCGTGCTCTGCGACCTCCTCGTCTCCAACAAGCCGGTCTCGCGCCGGCCCCGCCTCACCGGCCTGAGCGACGTCGGTGCCGTGCGCAGGTGGCTGGAGAGGAAGAACCCGCAGATCATGAAGCGCCGCAAGATCTGGCTCAGCATCTCGGGTGCCGCGCTCGTCCTCGCCGTCACCGGCATCGCGACCCAGGGCCTCAACCTCGGCGTCGAGTTCACCGGTGGTCGCCAGCTCGACTACTCCGTGAGCAAGGACATGACCGTCGACCAGGCCCGCCAGGCGGTGGCCGACGCCGGCTTCCCCGAGGCCGTCGTGCAGACCGCCGACACCGCCGACTTCACCGTCCGCACCGGGTCGATCAGCAACGACGAGGAGCAGAAGATCGAGGCCGAGCTGGCCAAGCTCGGCGGCACGGTCGACAAGGTCGACGACCAGACCATCGGCTCGTCGCTCGGCAAGGAGCTGCGCAACAACGCGCTCATCGCGTTCGGCGTCGCCTTCCTCGCCCAGCTGCTCTACCTCGCGATCCGCTTCAAGTGGACCTTCGGCCTCTCGGCCGTCCTCGCGATGGCACACGACGTGCTCCTCGTGACCGGCCTCTTCGCCTGGCTCGGCAAGCCGATCGACGGCATCTTCCTGGCCGCCGCGATGACCATCGTCGGTCTGTCGGTCAACGACTCCGTCGTCGTCTTCGACCGCATCCGCGAGCGCTGGTGGGGATCGAAGCCCGGTGACGACTTCATGGAGCTGGCCAACACCGCGTCCGTCGAGACCATGCCCCGCACGGTCAACACCGGCCTCGGCGCGATGTTCATCCTCGCCGCACTCGCCTTCATCGGCGGCGACTCGCTCCAGGACTTCGCCATCGCGCTCCTCGTCGGCCTGATCATCGGCACGCTGTCCTCGGTCTTCGTGGCCACCCCGCTGCTGACCTACCTCAACCAGCGGTTCCCGATGAGCCGGGTCAAGCGCGAGAAGGTCGTCCGGACCCCCGAGGACTCCGGCGCCGTCGTCTGA
- a CDS encoding ATP-dependent DNA helicase, with translation MPEPDTSTSRVATVLAKAVTGLGGQQRDGQVQMATEVADAMEDGRHLLVQAGTGTGKSLGYLVPAMLHDKRVVVATATLALQHQLVERDLPRLVEAVKDVPGLDTSYAVLKGRSNYACLHRIRAGVPDDQGTLVDVPMGSMAEKVLELRAWAEEESEQKASGERDNAPRHTDREWRQVSVSHRECLGAAKCPFGAECFAELAREKAQRSHLIVTNHSLLAIDAIEEVPMIPDYDTVVIDEAHELTARVTQAATDELAAADIERAARRSSRWTADADGDPAGDLEDAAQQLAEAFEATPPGRIDQVSQQLSDALVLVRDAARACLSAYPRESGGGGGEGDAGRTQAKGMVQEVFVNAERMAAGSQADVLWLGEARDRLPARLHVAPLQVWGPMRDKLLTDKTVVFTSATLMLGGEFGAVATSLGLKPTERIGHQVATTDAEDALPWKGIDVGSPFDYGQQSILYVARHLPQPGRDGLGQAQLDEICELVDALEGRTLGLFSSRRAAETAAEAVRARLPHLTTLAQGDAQLPELAKQFVEDPHTCLFGTLSLWQGLDVPGDTCQLVIIDRIPFPRPDDPLMSARQKAADQAGGNGFMQVAATHAALLMAQGAGRLIRTTTDRGIVAVLDPRLETARYGRFLKASLPPMWSTTDPALVRQALKRLGQATSA, from the coding sequence GTGCCTGAGCCCGACACCTCCACCAGCCGAGTCGCGACCGTGCTGGCCAAGGCGGTCACCGGCCTCGGCGGGCAGCAGCGCGACGGCCAGGTGCAGATGGCGACGGAGGTCGCCGACGCGATGGAGGACGGTCGCCACCTCCTCGTCCAGGCCGGCACCGGCACCGGCAAGTCGCTGGGCTACCTCGTCCCGGCGATGCTCCACGACAAGCGCGTCGTGGTGGCCACCGCGACCCTCGCCCTCCAGCACCAGCTCGTCGAGCGCGACCTGCCCCGACTGGTCGAGGCGGTCAAGGACGTGCCCGGGCTCGACACGTCGTACGCCGTCCTGAAGGGGCGATCGAACTACGCGTGCCTGCACCGCATCCGGGCCGGCGTCCCCGACGACCAGGGCACCCTGGTCGACGTGCCCATGGGCTCCATGGCCGAGAAGGTCCTCGAGCTGCGGGCGTGGGCCGAGGAGGAGTCGGAGCAGAAGGCCAGCGGCGAGCGCGACAACGCTCCGCGCCACACCGATCGTGAGTGGCGCCAGGTCTCGGTCAGCCACCGGGAGTGCCTCGGTGCCGCGAAGTGCCCGTTCGGCGCGGAGTGCTTCGCCGAGCTCGCGCGCGAAAAGGCGCAGCGCAGCCACCTGATCGTCACCAACCACTCGCTCCTCGCGATCGACGCGATCGAGGAGGTGCCGATGATCCCCGACTACGACACCGTGGTCATCGACGAGGCGCACGAGCTCACCGCACGCGTCACCCAGGCTGCGACCGACGAGCTCGCAGCCGCCGACATCGAGCGCGCCGCCCGCCGCTCGAGCCGCTGGACCGCCGACGCGGACGGCGACCCGGCGGGTGACCTCGAGGACGCCGCCCAGCAGCTGGCCGAGGCCTTCGAGGCGACCCCGCCCGGGCGGATCGACCAGGTGTCGCAGCAGCTGTCCGACGCACTGGTCCTCGTCCGCGACGCCGCGCGCGCCTGCCTGTCGGCGTACCCGCGCGAGTCCGGCGGCGGTGGTGGCGAGGGCGACGCCGGTCGCACCCAGGCCAAGGGCATGGTGCAGGAGGTCTTCGTCAACGCCGAGCGGATGGCTGCGGGTTCGCAGGCCGACGTGCTGTGGCTCGGCGAGGCGCGCGACCGGTTACCTGCGCGGCTGCACGTCGCGCCCCTGCAGGTATGGGGCCCGATGCGCGACAAGCTGCTCACCGACAAGACGGTCGTCTTCACCAGCGCCACGCTGATGCTCGGTGGCGAGTTCGGCGCCGTCGCCACCTCGCTCGGTCTCAAGCCCACCGAGCGAATCGGCCACCAGGTCGCCACCACCGACGCCGAGGACGCGCTGCCGTGGAAGGGCATCGACGTCGGCTCGCCGTTCGACTACGGCCAGCAGTCCATCCTCTACGTCGCCCGCCACCTGCCTCAGCCCGGCCGCGACGGCCTCGGGCAGGCGCAGCTCGACGAGATCTGCGAGCTCGTCGACGCCCTCGAGGGCCGCACGCTCGGCCTGTTCTCGTCCCGCCGCGCGGCCGAGACCGCCGCCGAGGCCGTGCGCGCGCGGCTGCCGCACCTCACCACGCTCGCGCAGGGCGACGCCCAGCTCCCGGAGCTCGCCAAGCAGTTCGTCGAGGACCCGCACACCTGCCTGTTCGGCACGCTGTCGCTCTGGCAGGGACTCGACGTCCCCGGCGACACCTGCCAGCTCGTGATCATCGACCGGATCCCGTTCCCACGGCCCGACGACCCGCTGATGTCGGCGCGCCAGAAGGCTGCCGACCAAGCCGGCGGCAACGGCTTCATGCAGGTCGCCGCGACCCATGCTGCGCTGCTGATGGCGCAGGGTGCCGGCCGCCTGATCCGCACGACCACCGACCGCGGCATCGTCGCCGTCCTCGATCCGCGACTGGAGACCGCCCGCTACGGCCGGTTCCTCAAGGCGTCGCTGCCGCCGATGTGGTCGACCACCGACCCGGCGCTCGTCCGCCAGGCGCTGAAGAGGCTGGGTCAGGCGACCAGCGCGTAG
- a CDS encoding DivIVA domain-containing protein, whose translation MALDRPTFSTTSLREGYDMGEVDQAIDLIFDNLELPEQRFGAEHIMDLRFTPVRLRQGYDIGEVDSWLDLAAAETARRESGGAAPEQAPPAPEPAPEVPQPAPTPQPQAAPARSSYEPTTSSAITEVSSGGPALYLILAGILVVIGVVVYALVA comes from the coding sequence ATGGCACTCGACCGCCCCACCTTCAGCACGACCTCCCTCCGCGAGGGGTACGACATGGGAGAGGTCGACCAGGCCATCGACCTGATCTTCGACAACCTCGAGCTTCCCGAGCAGCGGTTCGGCGCCGAGCACATCATGGACCTGCGGTTCACCCCGGTGCGGCTGCGGCAGGGGTACGACATCGGCGAGGTCGACAGCTGGCTGGACCTCGCCGCCGCGGAGACCGCGCGCCGGGAGTCGGGTGGAGCAGCTCCCGAGCAGGCGCCTCCCGCGCCCGAGCCCGCGCCCGAGGTGCCGCAGCCGGCACCCACCCCGCAGCCGCAGGCGGCGCCCGCGCGGTCGTCGTACGAGCCCACGACCTCGTCCGCGATCACGGAGGTGAGCTCGGGCGGGCCCGCCCTCTACCTGATCCTCGCCGGCATCCTGGTGGTCATCGGCGTGGTGGTCTACGCGCTGGTCGCCTGA
- a CDS encoding sulfotransferase family protein: MSRPDPELFRTRPGNRRRLTPPGEAELDRLAAAGEKSGWLSPLAYNLTISHGHRFVWYRVAKVATRTIRHHCESNGVVLDVDHAMRIRYPLASYADYFTFAFVRDPLDRFVSAWHDKVVDNNYYDFDPATHARMQVVEEFAAWTATHDLAAVPGTDQHLTLQSRMIDLNRVDFIGRLETFDRDFAEVCERIGAPAVPSAPKNQTAPGGRDQQVSAELRALVTQMYRRDYQLFGYSPDQA; the protein is encoded by the coding sequence ATGTCACGCCCCGATCCCGAGCTCTTCCGTACCCGCCCCGGCAACCGGCGCCGGCTGACGCCGCCCGGAGAGGCGGAGCTCGACCGGCTCGCCGCCGCGGGCGAGAAGTCCGGTTGGCTGAGCCCGCTGGCGTACAACCTCACGATCAGCCACGGCCACCGGTTCGTCTGGTACCGCGTGGCCAAGGTCGCGACCCGCACGATCCGGCACCACTGCGAGAGCAACGGCGTGGTGCTCGACGTCGACCACGCGATGCGGATCCGCTACCCGCTGGCGTCGTACGCCGACTACTTCACGTTCGCATTCGTCCGCGACCCGCTCGACCGATTCGTGTCGGCGTGGCACGACAAGGTCGTGGACAACAACTACTACGACTTCGACCCCGCGACCCACGCGCGGATGCAGGTGGTCGAGGAGTTCGCCGCGTGGACCGCGACGCACGACCTGGCCGCCGTGCCCGGCACCGACCAGCACCTGACCCTCCAGAGCCGGATGATCGACCTCAACCGCGTCGACTTCATCGGCCGCCTCGAGACCTTCGACCGCGACTTCGCCGAGGTGTGCGAGCGGATCGGGGCGCCCGCCGTGCCGAGCGCGCCGAAGAACCAGACCGCGCCCGGCGGCCGCGACCAGCAGGTCTCCGCCGAGCTGCGCGCGCTGGTGACGCAGATGTACCGCCGCGACTACCAGCTCTTCGGCTACTCACCCGACCAGGCCTGA